The following is a genomic window from Longimicrobiaceae bacterium.
GCATGGCGAGCGCTCCGGCGTGATCGCCGCGTGCCCGCAGCACCGTCGCCTCCAGCTGGGCCGCGAGGCGTGGCATGTTCGTGGTCCCACGTCCCGCGCCCACGGCCTCGCGGAAGGCGCGGGCGACGGTGATCGCCGGCAGCGTGTCGCGCCGGGTGAGCAGGGCGGCCACGGCGCGCTGGTAGGCGGAGAAAACCGCGAACCCCCGCGCACGCGCCGAGAGGGCCGGATCGCGCCAGTCCATCGCCACCGAGTCCGCCGGCCAGAGATCCCAGCGCCCGGTCTCGGTCGCGTACCGGAACGCGAGCTCCTCCAGCGCGAAGGCGGCGTCGGTCCGGCCGCCGCCGGGTTCCCGCCGGGCAGGCTCGGCCAGCGCTCGTGCCGTGTCCACGAGGGCCCGCGCCGCCGCCCAGCGCCCCTGCTGCAGATAGGCGTACTGCAGCCAGTTGAGGCCGTGCCAGCTGACCGACCACCCCGGACGCCCGCCCTGCGCGGCCGAAGCCCGGGACGCTGCCCAGGTCCGCTCGTTGGACGCCGCCATGTCGTCCCACATCCCCAGGGGGTGAAAGATGTGCGAGGGCATGTGCAGCGCGTGCTCGGCGTCCGGGGCGATGGTCGCGTAGGCGCGTGCGGCGGCGAGCCCCTCGCGCGACCCGGCGGGCGAGTCATGGGCGTGGATCAGGTAGTGCGCGGCGCCGGGATGGCGCGGGTTGGCCTGGTAGACGAGCTGCGCGTGGGCCGAGGCCTCCGCGCCCAGCGCCGCCGCAGCCGCCGGGTCGCGGGTATGGTGCTCCTGCCAGAGCGCGCCGAGCGCCGCGAAGGCGTGCGCCTCGTGGTCGCCGGGCATCGCGGTCGCCCACCTGCGCGTCGCATCGGCGAAGGCGCGCACGCGCGTCGGCTCATCCCCCTCCCCGTACATCGCCTCGACTGCCGCCGCGAAGGCACGCTCCCCGGGAGTGCGCGCCCGGGCCAGCCGCGCCGCGGGCGTTGGGCCGAGCCGGGTGAGCGCTGCCCGCGCGGCCGCGAGGTTCTCCTGCCCCCAGATGACGTGGCTGTGCGTCAGCGCCTCCGCCCAGTACGGGAGCGCGAACGCCGGGTCGGCCTGCTGTGCCTCCCGGAACGCCTCGGCGGCATCCCGATACTCGAAGCTGTGCAGCAACGCCATGCCCCGGAGGAAGGGCTCCTGCGCGGCCGGGGAGCCGGAGTTGGGAAAATGAACCCTGCCGAACTCGAGCGGGGCACCCGCACGGCGTGCAGTGGCGGCATGTCCCTCGTGCTGCGCCGACAGCGAGCGGGGGCAAGCGAGCGCCAGGACGAGGAGCGGGATGACGACGGGGCGTCTCATGGGCTGTACTCCGAAACAAGATTGGTGGGGCCGCGGCGGCTCGGCGCGCGGATCAAAGCGCAGCGCTCGCGCTGTCGTGGACGATCATCACGTGCGACCAGCACAGGCCCGATGCCATGACCCAAGGCATGGTCCCCTCGCGCTCGGTCGGGAAGCCGACCGCCTCCGCGGTGCGTCTCGGGAAGTGCACCGACTGCCAGGAGCGGATCTCCGGCCCCACGCGCCCCATGGCGGGGTCGTACGCGCGCGCAGGGCCGAGCATCCGGTAGCCGGCGGTGATGACTTCCGGGCAGGCCAGGCGCCCGGTTCGCAGATCCTCGCGAACCGCCGCCCGCGCCGAGTCGGTCGCGGGCCCCCGCAGGCGGTCGGCGGCTACGACGCGCCCCGCATAGGGGAAGAAGCTCTCGTGGTAGCACCGCACGTCGAAGCGGTCGTCGCCGGGCGGGTCGCCCATGCAGACCATCCCGTTCGTGCTGGCGCGCAGCGTCGTCTCGCGGCCGCCGGCGCCGTACCCGATCACCCCCGCGCCCGCCCGCATGCTGGCCGGGAGCGGGAGCACGGCGGCGGTGATCTGCTGCTCCGCGGTGGGAACGGTGCGCCCACCCTGCGGATGAACCGCGCCGGCGGCGCCGATGCGGCCCAGCCACTCCGCCCGGAGCTCGGGCACGGTGCGCCCGGTCCGCTCGTGGATGCGGGCCTCCGCGCGACCGGGGATGATGTCGGGAAAGAGCGAGGCGAGGAACTGTGGGCTCGTGCGCTCGGCCAGGAACTTGGTGAACGACGAGGCGCAGGCGTAGAAGGTGGGGGCCACCGCGCCCCGCTCGGTCGTGAACAGCGACGGGAGGACCCCGGGAGCGCCGACGTACGGGGCCACCTCCGCCCCGCGGGGCCCGCGCAGGCGCTCGGCGCAGATGCTGTCCACCTGGGCGTGGCTCCCCGTGCCCAGGCCGTCGCCCTCGTGGAAGGGAAGCTGCTCCGCGAGCGCCTTCGCCACGTAGTCCGCGTAGCCCTCCGCCAGCCAGAGCGGGAGGCGCGCGCGCACCCGGGCCACCTCCGCGGAGTCAGCGAGCTCCCACGGGTAGTAGGGCGTGGATGGCAGCACCAGCACGTGTACCGTCTCGTGGAGGTGCGGCGCCGTGCCCGCCGTCATCCGCCACAGCGGGATGAACACGGCGCTGTCCGCGGTGTGCGGCACGAAGCGCTCCGGCACGAAGTAGTACGTGATCCGCTCCCGCCCCAGCCGCTGCCAGGGGTACGGCCCCCCGATGAAGCGCTGCATCGCGGGGATCGCCGCGTCCAGGCTGTCCACCAGCGCCCGCATGTGCCCCACGGGCACCGAGTCGCGCGGGAACCAGGCGACCACGTGCCGCCCCTCCACGGAGACTCCCCCGGAGCGGAGGGCCGCGACGCGTGCCGAGTCGTCGTCGAGCAAGCGGAGCGGGGTCGGCGCTGCAGCCTGCGGGGCAGGGGTGGGGCCAGCCGCCGCGCCGGCCTGCCGGCAGGCGGGGACGGCGATGATCGCCAGGAGGATCGCGAGACGGCGGACGGGTAGCTGCGCGAGCAGGCGAATGGACATGACGAGCGTCACGGTGAGGGTGAATTCGGGCGCCGCTCGGAGCTGGAAGGCGGTGCCCTGAAGAGATGCAGGCGACGTTTCAGTCGATCCGCGTGCCCCGCCACTCCCGGTTCCGGAAGCGGCAACAGGCGGCGATCAGCGCACGAGCGGACACGGCCAAAGGGACTCTGTGCAGGGTCACGGCCGTTCGGTGGGCATTGGCGGAATGCCCGGCAGATGTGTACGGAGCCATTCGTGAGCGAGCCGGTCGTCCTCGGGATCGTTCTTCTGAATGTTGGGGTCGTCGTTGGGGTAGATGACCAGCTTGTAGGTCTTCCCGAGTGCTTCCAGGCGCTCGACGAGCCCCAGGGTGTGGCTCACCGGAACACGCCGGTTCCCACTCCCGTGCCGGATGAGCAACGGTGTGCTGATGCGCTCCACGTGCTCCAGGATGGACCGTGCCCGGTAGTGCTCTTCGGCCCTGCGCTCGAAATCCGGGTTCGCCTGCCGTAGAGCCCTCAGAACCGCCGTATCCTGCGCGGCCCAGCTCCGCACGTCACTGGGTGCGTTCTCCACGGCCGCCGCGCGCGCGGGCATACCGCGGATGAGCGCCAGGTAGATCATCATCCCGCCGCGCCCACCCCCGTAAAGGAAGAGATTGTCGGCATCCATGTACGGCTGTGCCCTGGCGAGCGCGGACACGTTGACCAGGTCTTCGACATCTCCACCCCCGAACTCATCCCGGCCCTCTCCACCGTCGTTGCCCCGGAAAGCGGGAAAGACCACCACCACACCCTGGTCTTTCACCCGTCCATAGAAGTAGAACAGGTTGAGAAATTGGATCCGGCCACCCGGATCGTAGGGGGGCACAACCACGAACACGGGGTACTTCTTTCCGTTCGTGTCGGTCGGCTTCACGATGTACCCGGTCACCCGGTGCCCTCCGCTCATGTACTGCACCCGGAGGCATTCCACCTCCTGGGTCGTCGTCACATAGTCGAAGTGTGCCTGCCTTCGACGAAACGCCGCCTCGTCGAGCTGGGGGTTCCGGCGCCGGGCGTCAGCGAGCCATTCGTCGAAGGTCCGGTACGGAAAGGCACACCGCTCCTGCGCCACGATCTGGCCGTTCGGGGCTGATGTGTCTCGGCTCTGGGCCAGAACGGGAACTGCCGAAGCAAGCAGCGCGAGAGTGGCGGCGGAGAAACTGAGCGGAAGGAGTCCCATGAGATGTCGGGGCTCGGGGTGAGTGGTTCGGCAAGAGTGTGTGAAGCACTGCTGACAGCCCCGGATGGTCCGGTGGGCGCAGCGGACGCTCAGCGGCTCCGCGCCTCACCGTCGGCGTGCCCGGTCACGGCCTGCTCCGTCCCTTCATCTGCCGGTCGAGGAACTCCAGCACGTCCTCCCGCCACAGCTCGGGCGCGAGCACCATGAACCCGTGGCCATCCCCCACGTTCGCGCCGATGGCGGGATACAGCTTGCCGTCCCCTTCGCCGCCGCCGGCGCGCACCGCGGCCGGGAGCTCGCGCGTGGGAGCCAGGTCCCAGTCGTTCTCCGCCTGGACCACCAGCACGGGCACGCGTACGCGGCGTGCGCCCGCGAGGAGCCGCTCGCGCAGGGGGGCGTTCCACCCCCAGTTCATCGCGGCGGGCGCGAACGCCACCGCGGCGCGCAGCGTGGGATCGGCCTCGGCCGCGAGCATCGTCAGGATCCCGCCGTAGGAGACGCCGGTGACCGCCACGCGCTTCGGGTCCACGTCCGGGCAGGCGCGGATGGCCGCGACGGCGGCGCGAACGTCCTGCAGCTGCGTGGTGGTGAGCAGCTCGGTGGACCGCCGGGCGAAAGCGGGATCGCGCGCCGTGAGCCCTTCGCGCTGCAGCTGGTCCGTTACGGCCTCGCCCTGCCCGGTGGAAAGGCCTACGCCCCGCCGGCAGGGGAAGAACGTCACGTATCCCCGCGCCGCGAACAGCCGGCCGACGTTGTCCCGCTCGGCCTGTCGCCAGCACCCGAGGCTGCCGTGCAGCACGACGAGCGCCGGGTGCCGTCCGGCGGCCGTGGGGCGGTAGAGGGTGCCGCGCAGCGCCAGCTCGCCGCTCGCGTAGGCCACCGTGTCCACGGCCACCGACGCGTCGCTGCTCCCCGCGGCGAGCGTGGTGCTCCCCCAGCGCGCCTCCTCGCGGTCCGGGTAGGTCACGTCGGCGTCGCGCCACGTGGCGGCCAGCTCCCGGTACTCGCGTACCGCCTCGTCGCGGCGGCCCAGGGCCAGCAGAGCCCGCGCGCGGTACAGGCGCGCGAGGGAGCGCCCGGGGGCCATCCGCTCCGCCCTCTCCAGCTCCGCCAGCGCCTCCGCCGGGCGGCGGGTGACCAGCAGGATCTCCGCGGCGCGCTCCCGCGGCGGCTTCACCGTCCCCGGAAGCCCGTACATGAAGGGGACCGACTCCCATTGCTCGGCAGCGGCGCGCAGCAGCGCCAGCGCGGAGTCGGGCTGGTTGGCGATGGCGAACCGCTCCGCCCGCAGCATCTTCTCCATCGCCTCCGCCTCGCCGAGCGGGCCGGCGCGTGCCCCCGCCGCCCGCGCCCGCACGTTGCGGGCGGCGATCCGCTCGAGGAGCGAATCCGCCAGGAGCCGGTCGGCTTCGCGGCTCCCCGGCGTCACGTCCACCGCGCGGCGCGCGCGCTGTGCGGCCGCATAGGCGACGAAGAAGTCGGCCACCGCCCGGGTGTCGATGCTGCGCAGGTGGGTCGTGTCGAAGCGCATCCGCGCGAGTGGCGAGTCCCACGCCTCGGCATTGATCACGTGCGCCGCGGTCATCAGGACGGCGTGTGCGTCCGCGTCGGCCCGGCCCCGCACCGCCGGCGTCGCACCGGCGGCCACGTCACGCTGATAGGTGAGCATCGAGTCCAGCCAGCTGTGCGCCTCGCGCACGCGCCCCTGCTGTATGAGTCCGTACGCCAGCCACTGGGTGCCGTGCCCGAATACGCGCCCGTCAGGACTGTAGGCGGCGTACGCGCGGAGGTTGGCGCGCACCACGTCGTCCCACCGCCCCAGGGCGATGAAGATGTGCGACGTCATGTGCTGCGCGTGCCCGGCGGCCGGCGCGATCTCGCCGTACACGCGCGCCGCCTCGATCCCTCGTACGGCGCTGGCCGGATCGTCCACGGCGTGGATCAGGTAGTGCAGCGCTCCGGGGTGGTGCGGGTGCGCGCGCAGCACCGCGCGGCTGATCTCCTCCGCCATGGCGTAGGCGCGTGGCTCGCGCTCGGCCTGGTTGAGGCCGAGAAGCGAGAGCGCGTAGAAGGTGGCCGCCTCGGGATCGGCGGGATCGCCCGTGTGCAGGCGCGCCATCGCGCGGCTGAAGGCGGTGTCGCGCACGGCCTTCGGCAGGTCGCCGGCGTAGAGTGCCTCGACGGCCCGGAGCCAGGCGCGCTCGCGCGGCGTGCGGGCCATCCTTGCCCGCGCCGCGGGCGTGGGGGCGAGCGAGCGCAGTGCGGCACGCGCGGCGGCCGTGTCCTGCTGGTTCCACACGGGATGGGTGTGGGCCAGCGCCTCGAAGGCGGCGCTCATCGCGTCGCGCGGATCCAGCTCCCGCGCGCGCTGAAAGGCGCGGACCGCATGTGGATAGTGGAAGTTGTGCAGCAGCAGCACGCCCCGGGTGAACTCCGCGTGCGCCGCGGGGCTGGCCCGGGTCGGGAAGTGGATCGTCCCCAACCCGGCCGCCGACCCGGGGTCCGCCGTGTGCGGATCGCCGGCATGCCCGGCGTGCTGGGCCGTGAGCGAGGCGGCGCAGCAGAGCATCACGAAGACGGGGGCGATGGGCCGGATGGAGCGGAGAGCGGAGGTCGTGCGCATGGAGTAGCACCGGGTGGGAGGCTGCGGTCGCTGCCCTGGGCAGCGCGTTCACGGGACATCGGCCGTATGCTACAACGTGGGCGTCTCCTGGCCGTCTCCATGGCGTCTCCGGACACTTTTGGGGCGCACCCCGGCGATTTATATTGCGACATCCGCCTCGCCCGGCGGCACGTTGCGTCCAGTCCGATCTCCCGGTCCGCCGGACCCCTCCTCCCTGGCCCGACCGACCGCGCATTCCCTAATCCGGACCCGGTGTCCGGTGCGCCCGAGAGCGCGCCCCATGATCCAGCTCTTCGTACTCGGCTCCCCGGACCTGCGCCGCGCCGACGGCCAGGAGGTCCGTTCCGTGCTGGTGCAGCCCAAGCGGGTCGCCCTGCTGGCGTACCTGGCCGTGGCCGCGCCCGGAGCCTTTCATCGCCGTGATTCCCTGGTCGCGCTGTTCTGGC
Proteins encoded in this region:
- a CDS encoding dienelactone hydrolase family protein, with amino-acid sequence MRTTSALRSIRPIAPVFVMLCCAASLTAQHAGHAGDPHTADPGSAAGLGTIHFPTRASPAAHAEFTRGVLLLHNFHYPHAVRAFQRARELDPRDAMSAAFEALAHTHPVWNQQDTAAARAALRSLAPTPAARARMARTPRERAWLRAVEALYAGDLPKAVRDTAFSRAMARLHTGDPADPEAATFYALSLLGLNQAEREPRAYAMAEEISRAVLRAHPHHPGALHYLIHAVDDPASAVRGIEAARVYGEIAPAAGHAQHMTSHIFIALGRWDDVVRANLRAYAAYSPDGRVFGHGTQWLAYGLIQQGRVREAHSWLDSMLTYQRDVAAGATPAVRGRADADAHAVLMTAAHVINAEAWDSPLARMRFDTTHLRSIDTRAVADFFVAYAAAQRARRAVDVTPGSREADRLLADSLLERIAARNVRARAAGARAGPLGEAEAMEKMLRAERFAIANQPDSALALLRAAAEQWESVPFMYGLPGTVKPPRERAAEILLVTRRPAEALAELERAERMAPGRSLARLYRARALLALGRRDEAVREYRELAATWRDADVTYPDREEARWGSTTLAAGSSDASVAVDTVAYASGELALRGTLYRPTAAGRHPALVVLHGSLGCWRQAERDNVGRLFAARGYVTFFPCRRGVGLSTGQGEAVTDQLQREGLTARDPAFARRSTELLTTTQLQDVRAAVAAIRACPDVDPKRVAVTGVSYGGILTMLAAEADPTLRAAVAFAPAAMNWGWNAPLRERLLAGARRVRVPVLVVQAENDWDLAPTRELPAAVRAGGGEGDGKLYPAIGANVGDGHGFMVLAPELWREDVLEFLDRQMKGRSRP
- a CDS encoding prolyl oligopeptidase family serine peptidase: MGLLPLSFSAATLALLASAVPVLAQSRDTSAPNGQIVAQERCAFPYRTFDEWLADARRRNPQLDEAAFRRRQAHFDYVTTTQEVECLRVQYMSGGHRVTGYIVKPTDTNGKKYPVFVVVPPYDPGGRIQFLNLFYFYGRVKDQGVVVVFPAFRGNDGGEGRDEFGGGDVEDLVNVSALARAQPYMDADNLFLYGGGRGGMMIYLALIRGMPARAAAVENAPSDVRSWAAQDTAVLRALRQANPDFERRAEEHYRARSILEHVERISTPLLIRHGSGNRRVPVSHTLGLVERLEALGKTYKLVIYPNDDPNIQKNDPEDDRLAHEWLRTHLPGIPPMPTERP